A genomic segment from Aegilops tauschii subsp. strangulata cultivar AL8/78 chromosome 1, Aet v6.0, whole genome shotgun sequence encodes:
- the LOC109734581 gene encoding uncharacterized protein: MHLSWLPINPLELKEEEEGYICCCKLYTRPRERHTHTQSMSFSGAVQWWDEWQLRILVLGSLFIQYFLFFSSLVRRCALPSWLRLFMWLAYLGGDALAIYALATLFNRHKQLPANGSGLQVLWTPVLLIHLRGQHAMTAYNIEDNELWTRHAITAVSQVTVALYVFCTSWSGEKRLLQAAILLFVVGIIRSIQKPWALKNASISGMVASSSPSTREQGLVARWCGDCISRLGYEFSKSGRQEEAVEEKDIPLEEFIQQASRCVMLSELASDQEKAGKLADDSKENYVYRLLVDISTPYSSRIKILRLLMALDYQHAHRLLNRVLAWSFGFLYTKLTMILSGLGFCLHLLLPFLTLASAILFSTSHKYHDYNATDVKITYILFFCTMHVAGFPIALAWSLDRSLWIYQGSPI, encoded by the coding sequence ATGCATCTCTCTTGGCTACCTATCAATCCATTGGAGttgaaagaagaagaggaaggctACATCTGTTGCTGCAAATTATACACAAGACCAAGagagagacacacacacacacaaagtatGAGTTTCTCTGGCGCTGTGCAATGGTGGGATGAGTGGCAGCTGCGCATTCTGGTGCTGGGCAGCCTCTTCATCCAGtacttcctcttcttctcctccctgGTGCGCAGGTGTGCTCTTCCATCTTGGCTCAGACTGTTTATGTGGCTTGCCTACCTAGGCGGGGATGCTCTGGCCATATACGCCCTGGCCACCCTCTTCAACCGCCACAAGCAGCTGCCCGCCAATGGGAGCGGCCTGCAGGTCCTGTGGACGCCTGTCCTCCTCATCCACCTCAGGGGCCAGCACGCGATGACCGCCTACAACATCGAAGACAACGAGCTGTGGACTCGGCATGCCATAACCGCAGTGTCCCAGGTCACGGTCGCCCTCTACGTGTTCTGCACGTCGTGGTCCGGGGAGAAGAGGTTACTGCAGGCTGCAATCTTGCTGTTCGTCGTTGGGATTATCAGGTCCATCCAGAAGCCATGGGCTCTGAAGAACGCCAGTATCAGTGGCATGGTCGCCTCTTCCTCCCCATCCACGCGCGAACAAGGTCTGGTTGCACGTTGGTGCGGAGACTGCATTTCCCGTCTTGGATATGAGTTTTCCAAAAGTGGAAGACAAGAAGAAGCAGTCGAAGAGAAGGACATTCCGCTTGAAGAATTTATACAACAAGCAAGCAGGTGCGTGATGCTGTCAGAGTTAGCAAGTGATCAAGAGAAAGCGGGAAAACTAGCTGATGACTCTAAGGAAAATTATGTCTACAGGCTACTGGTAGACATATCAACTCCGTACTCTAGTCGGATTAAAATCCTACGGCTTTTAATGGCCCTTGATTACCAACATGCACATAGGTTGTTGAACCGCGTACTCGCTTGGTCATTTGGGTTCCTCTACACAAAACTGACGATGATACTCAGTGGCCTTGGCTTCTGTTTGCATCTCTTGCTTCCATTCCTGACCTTAGCTTCTGCCATCCTCTTCTCCACAAGCCACAAATATCATGACTACAACGCAACAGATGTCAAGATAACTTACATCTTGTTCTTTTGTACCATGCATGTTGCTGGATTTCCTATTGCTCTTGCTTGGTCCTTGGATCGGAGCCTTTGGATATATCAAGGTTCCCCAATATAG